Within the Vigna angularis cultivar LongXiaoDou No.4 chromosome 10, ASM1680809v1, whole genome shotgun sequence genome, the region CGAcctggtggtgtcaaccccagcggctggcgAAGTTAGGACGTCCACTATGTGCGTCAGATGTTCTATAGAAGTGGAGGGGCGTAAGTTTAAAGTTAATctcatctgcttacctcttcaaggtttggaggtgattttaggaatggattggttggctaccaATCGCATCCTTATAGATTGTGGTAGGAAGGAATTAATTTttcctggtgaagaagaagaagtattgtcagtgacgctcggtcagctgaaAGAAGACATTATGGAGGGCGCCAGCTGTTTTCTCATCATGACGCATGAAGATCAGGAATTCAGAGGATTGGTAAAAGAACGATCGTCCACTAGTGACAGTAATGGACGATCGGTTGTGGATGGGTTTGCGGACGTCTTTCCGGAAGAAATACCTGGACTTCCCCCTCATCGTGAAGTTGAATTTACCATTGATTTGGTGATGACAGCGGTTCCTATCTCGGTTCAGCCTTATAGGATGTCTCCTGCGgagttagctgaactcaaggagcagattgaagagttgatggaGAAGCAATTCATTAGGCCGAGCGTATCACCCTGGGGAGCGCCCGTACTGTTAGTaaggaagaaggatggcagctcgcGGTTGTGTATAAACTACAGGCAAttaaacaagctgaccatcaagaacaagtacccgTTGCCAAGGATAGATGACCTGCTGGATCAATTGCATGGGGCTGCAGTGTTCTCAAAAATTGACTTGAGATCCGGGTATCATCAAATCAGGGTTAAGGAAGACGACATCCAGAAGATAGCGTTCAGATCTCGCTACGGGCATTATGAGTACGTGGTGATGCCATTTGGAGTAACGAACGCTCCAGCAGTGTTCATGGAGTATATGAATCGCATCTTCAGGCCTTATTTGGATAAGTTCgtggtcgtcttcatagatgatattctcatctattcCAAGACCGAAGACGAGCATGAAGAGCATCTTAGACTTGTACTTGGAGTGTTGCGGAAGAAggagttatatgccaagttgtctaagtgtgaattctggatgaaggagatTCAGTTTTTGGGACATGTGGTTTCGGCTGGAGGCATCTCGGTAGCTCCAGCGAAAGTGCGAGCGGTactggaatgggagagtccaCGTTCGGTCACTGAGGTGCGTAGTTTTGTTGGACTCGCGGGCTACTACAGACGTTTCATTGAAGGAtttgctaagatagtagcgCCGCTAACTCAGTTGACTCGTAAAGATcagccgttcgcttggaccgatcgttgTGAGGCTAGCTTccaagagttgaaagtgaaattgacgagcgctccTGTGTTGGTTATTCCAGACACGTCTAAACTGTTCGAAGTGTATTGCGACGCTTCTCACCAAGGTTTAGGTTGTGTGCTGATGCAAGAAAAGCGAGAGGTAGCATACGCGTCTCGTCCGTTGAAGGTTCACGAAAGGaattacccaacgcacgacctggagttggcagcggtcgtttttgcactgaagatttggaggcatttcttgtacggatccacgttccaagtcttcagtgaccacaagagcctcaaatatttatttgatcagaaggagttgaacatgaggcagaggcgTTGGTTAGAATTTTTGAAAGATTACGATTTTGAGCTGCTGTATCATCCTGGGAATGATAATGTAGTGGCGGACGCCCTAAGCAGGAAGGCAGTTCATGTTCCTGTAATGATGGTTAAGGAGCTGAGTTTGGTTGAGAGctttagagatctaaggttgcagttcgagTTGGAGCCGAACAATATTAAATGCTGCAACCTCAGAATAGCAAGTGACGTGTTCGACCGGATCAGGATAAAGCAAAGGGAGGATGAAGATTTGGTGTTGATCTTAAACGCGCTCGGTACAAATAAGGCTAAGCATTTCAACACCGGGACGGACGACCTTTTACGTTACATGGATAGGACGTGTGTtccgaatgatggcgagctgaagagaattattctggaggaaggtcatcacagtcgtcttagcatgcaccctggcatgactaagatgtatcaagacctcaggaAGTCGTTTTGGTGGCCTGggatgaagagtgatgtcgctcgtttcgTGGCGTCATGCTTAACCTGTCAACGAGCGAAGGCGGAGCACCAAAGACCTGGCGGATTACTTCAGCAGCTGgaaattcccgaatggaagtgggatagcatatccatggatttcgtgacccaCCTACCACGAACGGTCAGAAATCATGATTCAATTTGGGTGATCGTAGATCGGCTAACAaagagcgcccacttcctggcagtcaacttgaagatgtcgaTGACCAACTTGGCTAAGTTGTATATCCAGGAGATCGTTCGTTTACATGGAGTACCTTCGAGCATCATTTCCGACCGAGACACAAGGTTCACTTCACGGTTTTGGCAGTCACTCCAAAGCGAGCTCCGTAGTAAATTGCAGATGAGTTCAGCTTATCACCCCCAGACGGACGGACAATCTGAGAGGACGATCCAGACGCTGGAAGATTTATTGAGGACGTACGTCCTAGATCACTTGGGCGCTTGGGATGAAATTTTGCCGCTAGTGGAATTCACGTATAACAACAGTTTTCAggcgagcattggaatggcaccgtttgaagcactctatgggaggaaatgtcgaacgccactttgttggttccAGGAAGGAGAGAACGTGCTAACTGGACCTGAGCTTATCCAGCAAACGACCGAGAAAGTCAAGTTAATTCAggagaggttgaagacgtccctaagcaggcagaaatcttatgcggataagagaagaagaccATTGGAGTTCGCTGCAGGAGATCATGTGTTTCTTCGACTCAACCCAATCACTGGTGTAGGTCgagccgttcgtccaaagaagttGTCTCCCAAATTCATTGGACCGTATCAAATTCTGAGGAAGATCGGACCAGTAGCGTACGAGCTTGCATTACCGCCTCAGCTATCGAACCTTCACTCCGTCTTCCACGTTTCCCAACTTCGGAAGTATATAGCGAACCCATCACAcgtactggagttggaagacgttcAACTTCGTCCAGACCGAACGTTAGAGTTGCAACCAGTCCGTATAGAAGATAGCCGCACCAAGTACTACAAAGGAAAGGACGTTCGTTTGGTGAAGATGGTGTGGGACGCTAAGACTGGTGATTCAACGTGGGAAGTTGAGAGcgccatgaaggacttgtacCCTAATCTATTTCCGGgtgaatctttaaattttcgaggacgaaaatttttgtagttaggtgGAATGTGAGACCTCGGaaaaattaaaccataattaTCTTGTCTAATCTCAATTAAtacactgctgagtcacctgtcagcttccataaatgcacccaCGCCACACgtccagtgcattaaaaacgcactttgcactgcatgcacgagcgccacgtGTCACGTTAGAAGTTTCTGAAATCAGAAGtgggaatgcaggtgtcaggagaggagacgctcgttcgtttgggcgtggaaattaacaaaactgagtttttgaaaaactctctctcacctgcacgcactcttcttcttcctcagaactcaactcttcattttctctaacttctctctagaaccagttcaccttctctctactgtaactcatcaccttcttctccgatcacgtttcagaaccgtagaaacgttcctggAGACGTGAGCATCATTCTAGACCGAATAGAATTgggatcggaactggtaagttctcgtcgcTAACCGTTCGTCCATTTGGTTTCATGCAaaccctagttctggttgcatgcatgggttataggtctgagttgtttctgatttctggtgttttagattaagtgaaagttgttgagcgaaacctgagggtagaACGCTATTAGAGGACGAACTAAACCTTGCtttttgggagtacactgctatccaggtaagggaagcttaataatttagtttatacgtAGATGATTGTGTGCAAGTatgatagaaatagaatgtatgagatgtatgctgttTGAGTATGactgaacgatcgctgttatgcatgaatgaatatAGTATGTGCTGGTTGGtacgtatgaattggaaaatggatgatttctgtatagtatgagttgttaatatgaattctataatGTATGTAAATTAAATGAGGAATCTTAGATTATAtgattatgaatcgtatgagaaatgttgagttagaatagatgaaaaatatgaatatgataatTATTACTATGATAAGCtgcgttcgtcatcgtacggtcttataccgttcggtttctagtTATTTCCTTCAAAAGGAATTCTTTTATCTGAAAAGAGTCCcgatcgagaacgagcgtcccgtGAAATgctatgttgagcgttcggctcagcctagtggtaATCTTGCAATTTGATTTCGgaacgtacgtaaatagcgttcgtccaaattattagTTAATGTATATcatcgcgttcggtcattgactggcagtcgatccCTTTAAACAAATTGTTCTTAGTATCATTAAATAATtgtcttgttgtatctttatccATTTGAATTTGGTCTGGAGTCTTTGtacctaaattattctgaacatTGATGTTATATctctaagagtcggttcattcaactgattctagtAGCAGTCACGTTCGTCACGTAAGTACGTGTTGACTTCTTTGGTTTGACAACGAGCCTTCTAAATCTATTCTTTAGCGTTCGTCTTCGTTCTTCAgaagtatgaacgttcgttattttatacttttaaaactaaagttagagatgatgataaattattaGATGTTGAAGTGCGAACACTATATTGAATGATTATACGActttggaatttgaacgagcgttccagggaggaacgactcttatatatattgaatattaaatttggtaaagtatgactgtggataagttaagactcgctgtccatcctgatgttccgtgagtactatcttcatgtagaggaagtatgtcatgtgtgggaacggcaggaggtccttagtccataagttaacatgggcgacgtaagaacggactgacctcgagtggcagctgtttggtgtatcccagttactacatcactcgggtgcaaggacgcttgtaactacacagattcatacagtccggacggtcggtctagtatatatatatatatttcggatgatgttatatgttgagttatgtgtttgtatgaattgaaatattagtgtatatgttgacgtatgaattaaattacttaagcttaccctttcgttttccttgtgttgtcgttttgtctatgtacgttcgtcctgtcattgcaatgatcatccgtgtggatgtgagcagatggaggtgcgtcacttgaagaggtgctagaagaagaaaatttggaagacgcaaatctggtggaagtggaagttaaagccgagccttagagcgctcgcgtgttttcttttgttgtctgttagttttatttttggacgttcggtcatagttttgtaagaccgttcgtctctgaactcCTATTTTCTGTTGCGTTCGTTTAATTCTGTAatttaagccgttcggcttttgactctcgtttagaattataaagactgcactgttttactggtttaatgtaattaattctgattatggtaattactgtattttgggatgttacagaatGGAAGATAGGAAAATGGTGGGTTCTCTGGCTTTGAGTGTGCTGAAGGAATTGAGAGTTTTGCGTGTGATTGAAGATTGATGTTGGCCGTGTATAAGGTTCAGTGTCCGGTCAATGATGGAAGCAGGATGATGACGGGAAATATGATGGAAGTAGTGAGTGAGCTGTGAAGAAGAAACAAGCGGTTGGGATGAGTCTCTTCCTCATGTCGAGTTTGCCTACAATAGAGTAGTTCATGGAACTACTAAATTGtctccttttgaagttgtttatggttttaatcctttgacaCCCATGGATTTAATACCCCTTCCAAATTCTATTGATTTTGTTCATCAAGAGGGGGTATCTAAATCTAAGTTTATCAAAGAATTACATCACAAGGTTAAAAaccaaattcaacaacaaaatgagaaatatgccAAGCAACACAACAAGGGCAAGAAAGAgttaatcttcaatgaaggtgATCTTGTTTGGGTTCAtcttagaaaggaaagatttcctcaACTAAGAAAATCCAAACTCAATCCTAGAGGAGATGGACCTTTTAGAGTGATCAGGAGGATAAATAACAATGCATATCAAATTGATCTTCCCCCTGAATATGGTGTTCATGCTACCTTCAATATATCTGACCTTAAACCTTTTGCAGGTTATGCAAGTGAAGATGACGACCCTATGGATTTGAGGGCAAATCCTCTCAAGAGGGATgggatgatacaagaaggcctagcaccattggGCCTATCACAAGAGGGATGATTAAGAAACTACAAGATGAGTACTCTCCCAATGACCAAACCCtttttgctatctttggatggaagatTGGAGATCTAGAAGATGCTTTTAagatgccaaaacatggagaagggtaaaagtggACTTTGGCACATGGGGGGGTGTGCATAGTAGCCTAAGGGGTAGTATTAGCTTATTTTAATTCCCCTTATGCGCCTATGTAATAAGCCACGTGAATAATATGGCTTCTAGAAATCCATCACACTTTGCACATGTGGGTGAGGTGGCATTTGATCCGTATTTTATGGATCTACTTACCTCACATGCATAAGCATGGCCTGGACTTGAGATCTAGCTATATAATCTCCTGGGCTAAGCATGTATTTCACTTTTggaaatatataaaagatgaaTTCTGCACTTTGCAATTTTCTCTCATCCGAAAGTCATCTCTACTTGCTTACTTTTCCATTgctatcttcttccattgtggaagCCGCCTGAGATAGTCTACCATTCCCTCAAGCAAACTTCCATTTCACCTCACCATAATCACTTCAATCCGCTGCATACATTCCATTCAGTCCAGCCAAAACAGAGAGCCTTCTCGGCTACAACTGATCCAGCATTGCACCAAGCTTTTCTTGATTGTTCCATTGATTCTTCAGTTGCAGCAGAGCTGGTTGCTTCCTCCAGGCTCACGGATCTGCTCCTATGCATCCTCCTTGATGCATCACCTTGCCTGTCCAAAACCAATTTGGCTCCTCGTAGCAGAAAACCGTTTTCCTCCACTGTGTCCCCTCCTTTTTGCCAATTTGTCCTTTTCTCActttttgattcatttttttttatttcttttaatttaatttaattttaaaaccaaaataaaaagataaaaatttaattaaaattaaaataaaaaaaaaaataagaaataaaaataaaaaaataagaattaaaattaaaacgaagaataaaaaaattaaaaaaaattaaaaattaaaaattaaataaataaaaggaaaaaaaaagtaaaataaataaaaagagatagaataaaaagaaaataaacaataaagaaaaagggtaataaaaacaatgagataaaataaatagaactaaaaaaggaaataggtaaatgaataataaaaaggttaaatatgtgacaaccaaatgcaataaaactataaaaaataatccggacgaaattgggtattgacacaCACAAAGCCGTTGTAAAGGACAACTATCcacgacaatcagagaaatggcagttgatggagcataacagaacattcttgtcctggttcaaatATGAAGTTTCGAAAGAATCACGGTCCTTAGAGACTTTGTTGTGGTTAGAAAATggcttgaagtttgatgttgtatgttgtacaggctacgatattaataattgcacattctacacaaagactttggatgataaaagcacagtacaaaatagtggcgtgaatctagaagctgagtcactacagttttccacatccaaagatcaaaatcctgtagttggatccatgagatattatggtagaattgaagagattgggaagttgattacactaagtttttcATTGCAttcttcaaatgtaagtgggtagacaataagagtggtgtcaaaatagatgaatctggtatgacacttgttgattttcgaaaggttggttatgGAGACGAACCGTTCATCAAtgcatatcaagcaagtcaggttctttatgtcaaagatcctgcgtctgaccattggtatgttgctctcgaaggaaaaaggaaaattgaagataaagaagagaatctaagtaaCCTTCATATCGCtgacaaccatccatttaaaacgacaataaatttggatgacgacgctctaattgatgatatacaagcaatacgagaagatcacaatgagggaatatatatatgaccaatccatatgattatgtatgaatttcatgtttgtgtaaatatttatggcttttgttaaataatatatgttattttataagtgttttatttatctttcatcttatttattgtgataGATATATGGTTGAGTCACCTCATTCGTCAGGCGATgaagtccccaccacttctagacggacgagaggagcaacgaggttacgacaacttatacttagaagaaatgcaggtgagaggacacctgtcattaatgacgtggtcactggagttgcatctggcccaaatgcagatgtatttaggtcttaccttggagtactagcacgtgatcgtatctctatacttactcCATCTTTGACCATGTTTCTGAGGCTCATCGGAATCTTATCTGGCAAGATCTTTTGGTAAGTTAAGAAATATTGCTCTAAAttctatattcattatattgataaatcagtattgatataaggttattactttctttgttgcagataacatttgatatgccaaacgtcgagagcttaaggaatagatgtttatctgcaattgcagaaagatttcgagggtttaagacaaaattgacgtctagatatatatttggaccaaaaagtaatgaaaatccatgttcccaatattcagcaattgacgaagaaacatgGCGTCAGTTTGTAGAGCTTCGTTCATCCGAGACGTGGCAGGTAAGTGCAGTAAAATCATTccattcatcattcataattctCTACTatgacaattgtttcattttgtcacaGGAAAAAAGGTCAAACGCAGAGGGAATAAGCGCTCAGAATAGAAATCCACACCTactgtctcgtggtggatataggaagcttgaagaaaaaataatgaagcagaagtcagatagtagacttccacttactgagggtggtgaccctcctcctcctccttcaccaccatctcagcacgagaagtggaagttagcccgtataagaccatcgggctcctacacttccgagtctgccagagaaatatctgaaagaattgtaagatgtcatttctgatatttttacattaactttgttatatttattacatagatctttctaatgattttgaacttttgttatgtgacaagactccttggttgagcagagctcccaaggtcaattcacacaaaAAGGTTGTCAATATATTCTTGCCACagctattggacgacctgagcacccaggacgggTGCGTGGTGCTGGGACCAGCATAGGCATACGACAAttttttgggtcttcctcgcgtccatattcatacgaaaagatgaaggaggacataagaaaagagatgacgcaggagatcacaaagaaggttctggcagagttgtatgatgaagttgctgaaatggttgcATACCAGTTCCAACAgcattatgaggattatggcaatcgtcctccgCCATCTCTTGTAGCagaacatgttgtgccccctataggtaaacttatttatttttggttactaaattactttttgcataacctaacatttaatttgacaggtagaagcggtaaaggaagttgttcaACTGCCGGTGCCCTGGGGGACGACATGGATGAAACTCGTCCATGtcagttatatattctttctgatactgggaccatgctagtggctcgtggtacaATTTATGAGACAaccactgtagtgcatggtgtacaacTTTCAGAAGATGAGTTCAAGGTCacagtggatgaagttgtcatagcAGATGTCGTTCTTCCTGTGCCAACTgatgagttcttcactgtggaagaagcatttaagtcctttgtcgcctgacctagacatttggttggtgatgtatctaaTCCCCCGATAAATActcgtactatatacttctcaattttaatatttacctctaattgacgttatagcataaccatttttgcatttaacagcaaataggtcaagagggaagtcctacaccgaagaagactcatttatctgaggatgaccctcttggtgcgttagacgagcttgctaaaatcatttcagatgcgccgatgaatgtacactgggattctactacatttggaagagaagctcagatcccattgtacttgcatcatcaagatgttagggagcttgcgtcgggtagagaagaaattaatattacactcattcagctgtggatgatgtaagtttatgaaaacttttttatataattctattttatcaacttacttatgtcagattatttcttcattttaggtatatgtttgatgttagtaacaagaaggggttcaacgatgtatatgggttcattgacccctctatgactcatgaaagaaataaatttgatgatatccaaacatacatcaccacctgctttggaatggggaaggagatatatttgatcccttatatacatgggtaagtgaagtttgttaacttcaacacattcatttattaattttggtatatgattcataagttattaccaatttcaggtgtcattggcagctacttgtgatctccatactaGAGAACACTGctgttttgttttgttcattgcagaagtctcctcccagccctcttagacatgtagtagattggtaagaatctTAATGTTTCgacttttttgttatataaatgtatgctaaaggaaTTGTTTTTAgtagttcccttgcaacacagatgatgttatctgggagatctactgctacagctaaaaagcttgcatgggttgcccttaaggtttggtatttttgtccatactttgttacatttggttccattcaaatgatgttacttaacattttatacccatgatgatatattgtagtgtaa harbors:
- the LOC128194408 gene encoding uncharacterized protein LOC128194408 — protein: MTPRLPPPPQPTDPDAPNNARLLETVIDRLQQQNTTLMEQNATLMQQNQNAMQSLEASRANSETTQRQLMEILAATRHTPGASSSNAAPPASKWSLESFLQHHPAKFSGKGLPDEADQWLRDMEKIFNAKRCPDENRLAFTEYLLTGEASHWWASTRAILADAQRPITWEVFRGKFYEEYFPDSVRFAKEVEFLQLVEGGMSVSEYTNKFKHLVRFNTMATSEEWQCRKFENGLRSDLKVLISSLCIRSFPAMVERAKVLEKNMAEAERGSQAVVPVGQSGQGNVVCFQCGGPHYRSSCPQLVGGKHCNRCGRNRHLDHECNMSGRAVMRPPNAGRSQPRGGRAQAVGRVYAITSAEATSSGNLIIGECLLFGRSCCALYNSGATHSFISKACVEKLGLEVSEIQFDLVVSTPAAGEVRTSTMCVRCSIEVEGRMDWLATNRILIDCGRKELIFPGEEEEVLSVTLGQLKEDIMEGASCFLIMTHEDQEFRGLVKERSSTSDSNGRSVVDGFADVFPEEIPGLPPHREVEFTIDLVMTAVPISVQPYRMSPAELAELKEQIEELMEKQFIRPSVSPWGAPVLLVRKKDGSSRLCINYRQLNKLTIKNKYPLPRIDDLLDQLHGAAVFSKIDLRSGYHQIRVKEDDIQKIAFRSRYGHYEYVVMPFGVTNAPAVFMEYMNRIFRPYLDKFVVVFIDDILIYSKTEDEHEEHLRLVLGVLRKKELYAKLSKCEFWMKEIQFLGHVVSAGGISVAPAKVRAVLEWESPRSVTEVRSFVGLAGYYRRFIEGFAKIVAPLTQLTRKDQPFAWTDRCEASFQELKVKLTSAPVLVIPDTSKLFEVYCDASHQGLGCVLMQEKRERRWLEFLKDYDFELLYHPGNDNVVADALSRKAVHVPVMMVKELSLVESFRDLRLQFELEPNNIKCCNLRIASDVFDRIRIKQREDEDLVLILNALGTNKAKHFNTGTDDLLRYMDRTKSFWWPGMKSDVARFVASCLTCQRAKAEHQRPGGLLQQLEIPEWKWDSISMDFVTHLPRTVRNHDSIWVIVDRLTKSAHFLAVNLKMSMTNLAKLYIQEIVRLHGVPSSIISDRDTRFTSRFWQSLQSELRSKLQMSSAYHPQTDGQSERTIQTLEDLLRTYVLDHLGAWDEILPLVEFTYNNSRAVRPKKLSPKFIGPYQILRKIGPVAYELALPPQLSNLHSVFHVSQLRKYIANPSHVLELEDVQLRPDRTLELQPVRIEDSRTKYYKGKDVRLVKMVWDAKTGDSTWEVESAMKDLYPNLFPGESLNFRGRKFL